From one Luteipulveratus mongoliensis genomic stretch:
- the rpsL gene encoding 30S ribosomal protein S12: MPTINQLVRKGRQDKATKASTPALKGSPQRRGVCTRVYTTTPKKPNSALRKVARVKLTSGVEVTAYIPGVGHNLQEHSIVLVRGGRVKDLPGVRYKIIRGSLDTQGVKGRQQARSRYGAKKEKK, translated from the coding sequence TTGCCTACCATCAACCAGCTCGTCCGTAAGGGTCGCCAGGACAAGGCCACCAAGGCCTCCACCCCGGCTCTTAAGGGCAGCCCCCAGCGACGCGGCGTGTGCACGCGCGTCTACACCACGACGCCGAAGAAGCCGAACTCCGCGCTGCGCAAGGTCGCTCGCGTGAAGCTCACCTCGGGCGTCGAGGTCACCGCTTACATCCCGGGCGTCGGTCACAACCTGCAGGAGCACTCGATCGTGCTCGTGCGTGGCGGCCGTGTGAAGGACCTTCCCGGTGTGCGCTACAAGATCATCCGCGGCTCCCTCGACACCCAGGGTGTCAAGGGTCGCCAGCAGGCTCGTAGCCGCTACGGCGCCAAGAAGGAGAAGAAGTAA